The following proteins come from a genomic window of Coffea arabica cultivar ET-39 chromosome 11c, Coffea Arabica ET-39 HiFi, whole genome shotgun sequence:
- the LOC113716009 gene encoding uncharacterized mitochondrial protein AtMg00310-like, translating into MAMPTYVMSCFKLPRKLLKDINSAMANYWWGETNGKNKMHWISWKRMAEDRQEGGLGFKDLETFNKALLGKQVWRVITKPNLRVSKVLKAKYFPKESIFTCKA; encoded by the coding sequence ATGGCCATGCCAACCTATGTTATGTCTTGTTTCAAATTGCCTAGGAAACTCCTCAAGGATATCAACTCAGCTATGGCTAACTATTGGTGGGGTGAAACGAATGGCAAAAACAAGATGCACTGGATATCTTGGAAGAGGATGGCTGAGGATCGACAGGAAGGTGGTTTGGGATTTAAGGATCTCGAAACTTTCAACAAAGCTCTACTAGGAAAACAGGTTTGGAGAGTAATCACCAAACCCAATCTCCGAGTTAGTAAAGTTTTGAAAGCCAAGTACTTCCCCAAGGAGTCAATCTTCACTTGTAAAGCTTAG